One window of Cohnella hashimotonis genomic DNA carries:
- a CDS encoding YecA family protein — MADHMKLDGDWPALTWPLPLKEALAQQTGESLAQTARLLLIDDWKNERDKDKLIGGLLPVLADYAAESTRLWDEERWALIRRLVKNKGLIADPPESGPIAYYLAERGIAFPGEINGKKSLVMPAELVERFAKLEDLSGTPAQVKRNTEHIKLTQGLLYYYGVLEESELEARLIALTGETPEDGPNMFEVLVDARDFRAMYDFDEDALYANLDVEEPQELLRIQQARKELPYREFTKAELLKAGEYEYVERTKAHQELAGFLAREYAVDKDEADTIAEICADTFKNGKSMSAAFEILQFEFSIEDAQTVEEVGDLLARLNNGTRSWVLKGHRPDELNIVMGGGIPSNVLAMPQRSHQADVISIQTGRKIGRNDPCPCGSGKKFKKCCGAVGD; from the coding sequence ATGGCAGATCATATGAAGCTTGACGGCGACTGGCCTGCATTGACTTGGCCGCTCCCGCTGAAGGAGGCCCTGGCGCAGCAAACCGGGGAATCGCTGGCGCAAACGGCAAGACTGCTGTTGATAGACGATTGGAAGAACGAACGGGACAAAGACAAGCTTATAGGCGGGCTCTTGCCTGTGTTGGCCGACTATGCCGCCGAATCGACGCGATTGTGGGACGAGGAACGGTGGGCATTGATTCGAAGGCTGGTGAAAAATAAAGGCCTGATCGCGGACCCGCCCGAATCCGGCCCAATCGCTTACTATTTGGCCGAGCGCGGGATCGCGTTTCCCGGGGAGATAAACGGCAAAAAGTCGCTTGTCATGCCGGCCGAGCTGGTCGAGCGTTTCGCCAAGCTGGAGGATCTTTCGGGCACGCCTGCGCAGGTGAAGCGCAATACGGAACATATCAAGCTTACCCAAGGGCTGCTTTACTATTACGGCGTGCTGGAGGAGAGCGAGCTGGAGGCCCGCCTGATCGCGCTGACGGGGGAGACGCCCGAGGATGGCCCCAATATGTTCGAGGTGCTGGTTGACGCGCGCGACTTCCGCGCGATGTACGATTTCGACGAAGACGCGCTATATGCGAACCTCGACGTCGAAGAACCCCAGGAACTGCTGCGCATTCAGCAGGCGCGCAAGGAGCTGCCATATCGCGAGTTCACCAAGGCGGAGCTGCTCAAGGCCGGGGAGTACGAATACGTAGAGCGGACGAAGGCGCATCAGGAGCTGGCCGGCTTCCTGGCCCGCGAATACGCGGTAGACAAGGACGAAGCGGACACGATTGCCGAGATTTGCGCCGATACATTCAAGAACGGCAAGTCGATGAGCGCGGCGTTCGAGATTTTGCAATTCGAGTTTTCGATCGAGGATGCCCAGACGGTCGAAGAGGTCGGCGATCTGCTCGCGCGGCTGAACAACGGCACGAGGTCATGGGTGCTGAAGGGACATCGTCCGGACGAGCTCAATATCGTGATGGGGGGCGGGATTCCGTCCAATGTGCTCGCCATGCCGCAGCGTTCGCACCAGGCGGACGTCA
- a CDS encoding general stress protein, which translates to MSITVYGVFDTSKEVIDAIQSLKIRGHSDHDLTVVADREESWSLGNLGQAAELVEVEGAGTGNGSLLGKVKRIIKAGGDSDLSGRLEEIGLTNGEAMEYAPEVDKGRFLLLIGHDNGLPDDVVASSPAEDNVSDSAIRNQAIDRELPRILSEDGPLPPSERI; encoded by the coding sequence ATGTCAATAACCGTATACGGCGTTTTCGACACGAGCAAGGAAGTCATCGACGCGATTCAGTCTTTGAAAATAAGAGGACATTCCGACCATGATCTGACGGTCGTCGCGGACCGGGAAGAATCCTGGAGTCTCGGCAATCTGGGGCAGGCGGCGGAACTGGTCGAGGTGGAGGGAGCCGGCACAGGCAATGGCTCGCTGCTGGGCAAGGTGAAGCGCATCATCAAAGCCGGCGGGGACAGCGATCTGTCGGGCCGGCTCGAGGAGATCGGACTTACGAATGGCGAAGCGATGGAGTACGCGCCGGAGGTAGACAAGGGACGGTTCCTGCTTCTGATCGGCCATGACAACGGATTGCCCGACGACGTCGTAGCCAGCTCGCCGGCCGAGGACAACGTATCGGACAGCGCGATTCGCAATCAGGCGATCGACCGGGAGCTGCCGCGCATCCTTTCCGAGGACGGTCCGCTGCCGCCAAGCGAACGAATCTGA
- a CDS encoding zinc-dependent alcohol dehydrogenase: MRAVTFQGSKDIQVKEVEDPRLKQKDDIIVRITSTAICGSDLHIYLGGMPTHKGAVIGHEPMGIVEEVGPEVTRVKKGDRVVIPFNVSCGKCYYCEHDMESQCDNSNPHPPLKEIDSGGYLGYTERYGNYPGGQAEYLHVPYGNFMPLAIPESCELPDEALLFLSDVLPTAYWSVENAGVKPGDTVTVLGCGPVGLMVQKFAAMKGAMRIIAVDNVPYRLAHARKMNNVETINFDEQDEVALHIREITRGGTDVVIDCVGMDGKKNAFEKIGQKLKLQGGTLSAIDIAMDAVRKFGTIQLTGVYGALYNMFPLGHMFERNLTVKMGQAPAIHYMPKLFDMIVNGEFDPTEIVTHRVPLDQASEAYKIFNDKEDGCIKVVLKP; encoded by the coding sequence ATGCGAGCGGTAACCTTCCAAGGTAGTAAAGACATACAGGTCAAAGAGGTCGAGGATCCGAGGTTGAAGCAAAAGGACGACATTATCGTGCGCATTACGTCCACGGCGATCTGCGGCTCCGATTTGCATATTTATCTGGGCGGCATGCCCACGCATAAGGGAGCCGTCATCGGCCACGAGCCGATGGGCATCGTCGAGGAGGTCGGACCCGAAGTGACCCGCGTTAAAAAGGGCGACCGGGTCGTCATTCCTTTTAACGTGTCCTGCGGCAAATGTTATTATTGCGAGCACGACATGGAGAGCCAGTGCGACAATTCGAATCCCCATCCCCCGCTCAAAGAGATCGATTCCGGCGGCTACCTCGGATACACCGAACGCTACGGCAATTACCCGGGCGGCCAAGCCGAATACCTGCACGTTCCTTATGGCAACTTCATGCCCCTCGCGATCCCCGAATCGTGCGAATTGCCGGACGAAGCGCTGCTATTCCTGTCGGACGTCCTGCCGACCGCTTATTGGAGCGTGGAGAACGCCGGCGTGAAGCCGGGCGACACCGTGACCGTACTCGGATGCGGCCCGGTAGGCCTGATGGTTCAGAAGTTCGCCGCCATGAAGGGCGCGATGCGGATCATCGCCGTCGACAACGTGCCATACCGTCTCGCGCATGCGCGCAAGATGAACAACGTCGAGACAATCAATTTTGACGAGCAAGACGAGGTCGCCCTGCACATCCGCGAGATAACCCGCGGCGGCACGGATGTCGTCATCGACTGCGTCGGAATGGACGGCAAGAAAAACGCATTCGAGAAAATCGGCCAAAAGCTGAAGCTGCAAGGCGGCACGCTGAGCGCGATCGATATCGCGATGGACGCAGTCCGCAAGTTCGGCACGATCCAGCTGACCGGCGTGTACGGCGCGCTTTACAACATGTTCCCGCTAGGCCACATGTTCGAGCGCAACCTGACGGTTAAAATGGGACAAGCGCCGGCTATCCACTATATGCCGAAGCTGTTCGACATGATCGTAAACGGCGAGTTCGATCCGACCGAGATCGTGACCCATCGCGTCCCGCTCGATCAGGCGAGCGAGGCGTACAAGATTTTCAACGACAAGGAAGACGGTTGTATCAAAGTTGTGCTGAAGCCTTAA
- a CDS encoding bifunctional folylpolyglutamate synthase/dihydrofolate synthase, translating to MSITNQSEAENLIYRSYLRAAPQLPAAGDEKVRSPQLTRRLLDLIGAPDQSRRFVLVTGSKGKGSTSRLVSSLLSHLGYKVGLFTSPHLVDYRERIRIDGRAIGEADFVRIARRIEPAWAEIERGLDAATYQGPVGVSLAIGISWFAERGTDINVVECGRGGRYDDANVLANEWAIVTAIMEEHVRELGPGLGDIARHKLGIAKSADTRLYIGAQREDALVAIKQELRATGNAAKENERAENYASMDASTGREVATVKSEFVAIAGVAFTAEHIAMSACGTSFDVRTGRAAYRGLTLPLLGAFQADNAALAVQACEDIAGAALDPATVAACFAGLQWPGRCEIVSREPLTIVDGAIHRDSAAYLASVVGSLGLGEDARVAAVIGVPKDKDYAGVIETLAPISSRILVTRPDVSHLAFPEDALEVAKRYCPDGCAAFPVLADALDALREGPPPDCILIVGTQTLIGNAKRLYGQELEDIGK from the coding sequence ATGTCGATCACCAACCAAAGCGAGGCCGAGAACCTCATCTACCGTTCGTATCTGCGGGCAGCTCCGCAACTGCCCGCCGCCGGCGACGAAAAGGTCCGCAGCCCCCAGCTCACCCGTCGCCTGCTCGATCTGATCGGCGCGCCCGACCAGAGTAGGCGGTTCGTTCTCGTGACCGGCAGCAAGGGAAAAGGCTCGACTTCGCGTCTCGTGTCCTCTCTGCTGAGTCATCTAGGCTATAAGGTCGGCTTGTTCACCTCTCCTCACTTGGTCGATTACCGTGAGCGGATCCGCATTGACGGGCGCGCGATCGGGGAAGCCGACTTCGTGCGGATCGCGCGGCGGATCGAGCCGGCCTGGGCGGAGATCGAGCGCGGCTTGGACGCGGCGACCTATCAAGGTCCGGTCGGCGTGTCGCTGGCGATCGGGATCAGCTGGTTTGCGGAGCGGGGCACCGACATCAACGTCGTCGAATGCGGGCGGGGCGGCCGCTACGACGATGCCAACGTGCTCGCGAACGAATGGGCGATCGTCACGGCGATCATGGAGGAGCATGTCCGCGAGCTTGGTCCGGGCCTTGGCGACATCGCGCGGCATAAGCTGGGCATCGCGAAATCGGCGGACACGCGGCTATACATCGGGGCGCAGCGCGAAGACGCGCTTGTCGCGATTAAGCAGGAGCTGCGCGCGACGGGAAATGCAGCGAAAGAAAACGAGCGTGCCGAGAATTACGCTTCGATGGATGCGTCGACCGGACGTGAGGTTGCGACAGTTAAGAGCGAGTTTGTTGCAATCGCAGGCGTTGCGTTTACCGCCGAGCATATCGCCATGTCCGCGTGCGGTACGTCGTTCGACGTCCGCACCGGACGGGCGGCGTACCGCGGTCTGACGCTGCCGCTGCTCGGCGCGTTCCAGGCCGACAACGCGGCGCTTGCGGTGCAGGCGTGCGAGGATATCGCGGGCGCAGCGCTAGATCCTGCGACGGTCGCCGCGTGCTTCGCCGGTCTGCAGTGGCCGGGCCGCTGCGAGATCGTGAGCCGCGAGCCGCTCACGATCGTGGACGGCGCCATCCACCGCGACTCGGCCGCCTACCTGGCGAGCGTCGTAGGATCGCTCGGACTCGGAGAGGATGCGCGTGTCGCAGCGGTGATCGGCGTGCCGAAGGACAAAGACTATGCGGGCGTCATCGAGACGCTCGCCCCCATATCGAGCCGCATCCTCGTGACGCGGCCGGACGTGAGCCATCTTGCGTTTCCGGAGGACGCGCTGGAGGTGGCTAAGCGATATTGCCCGGACGGCTGCGCCGCCTTCCCGGTTCTCGCGGACGCGCTGGACGCCCTGCGCGAAGGCCCGCCGCCCGACTGCATCCTCATCGTCGGCACGCAGACGCTGATCGGCAACGCCAAGCGGCTGTACGGGCAAGAGCTGGAGGATATCGGAAAGTAG
- a CDS encoding VWA domain-containing protein, whose product MQIQRGQRIDLTNGGKNEEIELQLEWQASTAGLDINGSAFLLNADGICARDEDFIFYNQPVSRQHAVRHAAENGGGTRESLRISFPRMPEDVVKLAITLTIHDAGGQGGTFAEVAHAVCRVRAASGEELGTFRFADNLGKENAIVVAEIYLRNGDWKYNAVGSGFFGGLGALCKHYGLEVAEEAQQETAAPEAANLQQEAELKAAKAELEAAAVQVSAAAQASTERPVSSIDLRKKLVAVTLEKKKISRVKARVALVLDISGSMVSLYRNGTVQEVVERILAVACQFDDDAKLDVWVYDHEYSRLPAADESNFKNYVLQHVLNNKNIHKFGRNNEPPVMQDVIRKYTEEEPSDLPVYILFINDGGMVKAVRKIITDSAVLPIFWQFVGIGRGEFQVLKQLDTMEGRVVDNANFIPVDDIASVSDESLYDKLLNEFPSWLKEAAEKGILRR is encoded by the coding sequence ATGCAGATACAAAGAGGACAGCGAATTGATCTGACCAATGGCGGAAAGAACGAGGAGATCGAGCTGCAGCTTGAATGGCAGGCTTCGACAGCGGGGCTGGATATTAACGGCTCCGCTTTTTTGCTTAACGCAGACGGCATCTGCGCGCGAGACGAAGACTTTATTTTCTACAATCAGCCGGTCAGCCGGCAGCATGCCGTCCGGCATGCGGCAGAAAATGGCGGAGGTACGCGTGAAAGTCTGCGCATCTCATTTCCGAGGATGCCCGAAGACGTCGTTAAGCTGGCGATCACGTTGACGATTCACGATGCCGGCGGGCAGGGAGGCACCTTCGCCGAAGTCGCGCATGCGGTATGCCGCGTGCGCGCTGCATCGGGTGAGGAACTCGGCACATTCCGCTTCGCGGACAATCTCGGCAAGGAAAATGCGATTGTCGTCGCAGAAATCTACCTGCGCAATGGCGACTGGAAATATAATGCTGTCGGCAGCGGCTTCTTCGGTGGCCTTGGCGCACTCTGCAAGCATTATGGCTTGGAAGTGGCAGAAGAGGCGCAGCAGGAGACCGCGGCGCCGGAGGCGGCCAACTTACAGCAGGAAGCCGAACTGAAGGCTGCAAAAGCGGAGCTGGAGGCAGCGGCCGTGCAGGTGTCTGCGGCAGCGCAAGCATCAACTGAACGGCCCGTCTCTTCTATCGATTTGCGTAAAAAGCTCGTGGCCGTCACTTTGGAAAAGAAAAAGATTTCCCGCGTAAAAGCGAGGGTTGCCCTGGTGCTGGACATATCGGGCTCGATGGTGTCGCTATATCGCAACGGCACCGTACAAGAGGTCGTGGAACGGATATTAGCCGTGGCTTGTCAGTTCGACGACGACGCGAAGCTGGACGTGTGGGTATACGATCATGAATATAGCAGGCTGCCGGCCGCAGATGAGAGCAACTTCAAGAACTATGTGCTGCAGCATGTGTTGAACAACAAAAACATCCACAAGTTCGGGCGCAACAACGAGCCGCCTGTCATGCAGGATGTCATCCGCAAGTACACCGAGGAAGAGCCTTCGGACCTGCCGGTTTACATTTTATTCATTAACGACGGAGGCATGGTGAAGGCCGTTCGCAAAATCATTACGGATTCGGCCGTCCTGCCGATCTTCTGGCAGTTCGTCGGGATCGGCCGGGGTGAGTTCCAGGTGCTGAAGCAGTTGGACACCATGGAGGGGCGAGTCGTCGATAATGCGAATTTTATTCCAGTCGACGACATCGCTTCGGTATCCGACGAATCGCTGTACGACAAGCTGCTGAACGAATTCCCGTCCTGGCTAAAGGAAGCGGCTGAAAAGGGTATTCTTAGGCGCTAA